One stretch of Deinococcus taeanensis DNA includes these proteins:
- a CDS encoding integrase core domain-containing protein — protein sequence MRDHQHSAPARCAKQQHRDALYEKVRQAALQHPTSGYRLLYQELKAQGEEIGLHKIRVALGELHLHPPLPRKTRKPSPKVSAPQDWPEGRRVQIDATRLSLPDGVCWIYFVLDVTSRVVLASRVVRSLSMHLAKLTLDEAVAVLRAQGHHKRILVQSDGGSDFTSDLFQQGCLMYGNWVRCKVSQPGGTGILERLNRTYKYQFAFRQDWQSMADVRAAMPDFHRWYNHERRHSALGYATPWSTLTLSANARNAA from the coding sequence ATGCGGGACCATCAGCACAGCGCGCCCGCGCGCTGTGCCAAGCAGCAGCACCGTGACGCACTGTACGAGAAGGTACGCCAGGCGGCGTTGCAGCATCCAACGTCTGGATACCGGCTGCTGTATCAGGAACTCAAAGCTCAGGGCGAAGAGATTGGCCTGCACAAGATCCGTGTCGCACTCGGCGAATTGCACCTTCACCCACCGCTGCCTCGAAAGACCCGGAAACCTTCCCCGAAGGTTTCCGCACCACAAGACTGGCCGGAAGGTCGACGGGTGCAGATTGACGCGACACGGCTGTCGCTGCCCGACGGGGTCTGTTGGATTTACTTCGTGCTGGACGTTACCTCGCGGGTGGTGCTGGCCAGCCGGGTGGTACGGAGCCTGTCGATGCACCTCGCCAAACTGACGCTCGACGAGGCGGTCGCCGTGCTGCGTGCTCAGGGCCACCACAAGCGCATCCTGGTCCAGAGTGATGGAGGCAGTGATTTCACCAGTGACCTCTTTCAACAGGGCTGTTTGATGTACGGCAACTGGGTGCGCTGCAAAGTGTCTCAGCCGGGAGGAACCGGTATCCTCGAACGCCTCAACCGGACCTACAAATACCAGTTCGCCTTCCGCCAGGACTGGCAGTCCATGGCCGATGTCCGGGCCGCCATGCCGGACTTTCACCGCTGGTACAACCACGAGCGCCGTCATTCGGCGCTCGGCTACGCCACGCCTTGGTCTACACTCACCTTATCGGCGAATGCTCGCAACGCCGCTTGA
- a CDS encoding transposase: MGKQRKTWSTDVKEAIVLSVLRGELGVAEAARQHGANESLIHTWKTQFLEAGRARLSGDRPDQGVTILERENDRLKRIVAEKELELDIARKVRRL, encoded by the coding sequence ATGGGGAAACAGCGAAAAACCTGGAGCACCGACGTCAAAGAAGCCATCGTCCTCAGCGTGCTGCGGGGCGAACTCGGAGTCGCGGAGGCAGCCCGTCAGCATGGAGCCAACGAGAGCCTGATCCACACCTGGAAAACACAGTTTCTGGAGGCGGGCCGTGCCCGCCTCTCTGGTGACCGACCAGACCAGGGCGTGACCATCCTGGAACGGGAGAATGACCGTCTCAAACGCATCGTGGCCGAAAAGGAACTGGAGCTCGATATTGCGCGAAAAGTGCGACGGCTCTGA